In a single window of the Enoplosus armatus isolate fEnoArm2 chromosome 15, fEnoArm2.hap1, whole genome shotgun sequence genome:
- the hikeshi gene encoding protein Hikeshi translates to MFGCLVAGRLVQTVAVQVASDKFVFNLPDYENVNHVVVFMLGTEPFPAGMGGAVYFSFPDPVSGGPVWQLLGFITNDKPSAIFRISGLKAGEGGAHPFGMMASSSSPTVAQVGVSVEALEQLVQQIPVSSAAVSTVDSFLQFTQKMLDSLYNFASSFAVSQAQMTPNPTETFIPSSCVLKWYENFQRRMTQNPNFWKN, encoded by the coding sequence ATGTTCGGTTGTTTGGTCGCCGGCAGGTTGGTGCAGACGGTCGCGGTGCAGGTCGCCTCCGACAAGTTTGTGTTCAACCTGCCGGACTACGAGAACGTGAACCATGTGGTGGTATTCATGCTGGGCACGGAGCCGTTCCCCGCCGGCATGGGCGGCGCCGTCTACTTCTCCTTCCCGGACCCGGTGAGCGGCGGCCCGGTGTGGCAGCTGCTCGGATTCATCACCAACGACAAGCCCAGTGCCATCTTTAGGATCTCCGGGCTGAAGGCCGGGGAGGGCGGGGCGCACCCCTTCGGCATGATGGCGTCCTCCTCGTCGCCCACAGTGGCTCAGGTCGGTGTGTCGGTGGAGGCTCTGGAGCAGCTGGTCCAGCAGATCCCGGTGTCCAGCGCCGCCGTGTCCACCGTGGACTCCTTCCTGCAGTTCACCCAGAAGATGCTGGACAGTCTGTACAACTTCGCCTCGTCCTTCGCCGTGTCGCAGGCGCAGATGACGCCGAACCCCACGGAGACCTTCATCCCATCCAGCTGCGTCCTCAAGTGGTATGAAAACTTCCAGAGGAGGATGACACAGAACCCGAACTTCTGGAAAAACTGA
- the LOC139297445 gene encoding dehydrogenase/reductase SDR family member 13-like — protein MLLELLLIGFLLVGGYFLLHKTFLKLPRCKSTAKLHGKTAIVTGANTGIGKTTAMDLARRGARVILACRDRRRAEAAIQEIIQETGNSQVVFMQLDLASLQSVRSFADNFHRSESRLDLLINNAGLVNGGKTEDGFEMIFGVNHLGHFLLTVLLLDRLKASGPSRVVTVASKAYTMGKVDFNCLTTHRELALGSSDYQLFLKYCHSKLCNVLFTYELNKRLRGTDVTCYSLHPGAIKTEICRYTGFWWRLFTTLLVFLFAGDAESGAQTTLHCALEQGIDHLSGRYFTQCAPLMNIESKARDDAVAKKLWELSESFCGLSENQT, from the exons atgctgctggagctgctgctgatcGGATTTCTGTTAGTCGGAGgatattttcttcttcataaGACTTTTCTCAAGCTGCCCAGATGTAAAAGTACTGCAAAGTTACACGGGAAAACTGCCATCGTCACTG GAGCAAACACCGGCATCGGTAAGACCACAGCGATGGACCTGGCTAGGAGGGGGGCGAGGGTGATCCTGGCCTGCAGGGACAGACGGCGAGCTGAGGCCGCCATCCAGGAAATCATCCAG GAGACAGGAAACAGCCAGGTGGTCTTCATGCAGCTGGACCTGGCCAGTCTGCAGTCTGTTCGCTCCTTCGCTGACAACTTCCACCGGTCCGAGTCCAGGCTGGATCTGCTCATCAACAACGCTG GTCTGGTGAACGGCGGAAAGACGGAGGACGGCTTCGAGATGATCTTTGGCGTCAATCACCTGGGTCACTTCCTGTTGACGGTGTTGCTCCTGGACCGGCTGAAGGCGAGCGGGCCGAGCCGCGTGGTGACCGTGGCCTCCAAAGCGTACACGATGGGAAAGGTGGATTTCAACTGTCTGACGACTCACAGAGAGTTGGCTTTGGGCAGCAGCGACTATCAGCTCTTCCTGAAGTACTGCCACAGCAAACTGTGCAACGTCCTCTTCACCTACGAGCTCAATAAGAGACTGCGGGGCACCGACGTCACCTGCTACAGCCTCCACCCTG GAGCCATAAAGACGGAGATCTGTCGTTACACTGGTTTCTGGTGGAGGCTCTTCACGACACTCTTGGTCTTCCTTTTCGCCGGAGATGCTGAGTCCGGAGCCCAGACCACGCTCCACTGTGCCCTGGAGCAAGGCATCGACCACCTCAGCGGCCGCTACTTCACCCAGTGTGCTCCGCTGATGAATATCGAGTCGAAGGCGAGAGACGACGCCGTGGCCAAGAAACTGTGGGAGCTCAGCGAGAGTTTCTGCGGTCTGTCCGAAAACCAAACCTGA
- the LOC139297444 gene encoding dehydrogenase/reductase SDR family member 13-like yields MFHLLLLAGVILGAYLILIQTLFKRSKCKGNAAMAGKTIIITGGNTGIGKATALHLARKGARVILACRNRDKAETAIRDIQQETGSTDVHYMQLDLASLKSVRCFAETFLKTQSRLDLLINNAGLVADGRTEDGFGIQFGVNHLGHFLLTCLLLERLKEAEGGRVVTLSSMAHRWGHIDFNALAASGHLGTGRYSWQFFQAYCNSKLCNVLFTHELAKRLKGTNVTCYSVHPGVVRTELSRNVSLWQKVFIEPVAQLLFLDPEAGAQTTLHCSLQEGIEPLSGRYFSCCATQEVSARAKDNNVARKLWEVSEMLCGLS; encoded by the exons ATgtttcacctgctgctgctggccggTGTGATTCTGGGAGCATACCTCATCCTCATACAGACTCTCTTCAAAAGATCCAAATGTAAAGGAAACGCAGCGATGGCCGGGAagaccatcatcatcacag GAGGGAACACCGGCATCGGTAAAGCCACGGCCCTGCACCTGGCAAGGAAGGGAGCCAGAGTGATCCTGGCCTGCCGAAACCGGGACAAAGCAGAGACCGCCATCAGAGATATACAACAG gaaacaggaagtactGACGTGCACTACATGCAGTTGGACCTGGCCAGTCTGAAGTCTGTCCGCTGCTTCGCCGAAACCTTCCTGAAAACTCAGTCCAGGCTGGATCTGCTCATCAACAAcgctg GTCTGGTGGCTGACGGGCGGACAGAAGACGGTTTTGGTATCCAATTTGGGGTGAACCACCTGGGCCACTTCCTGTTgacctgcctgctgctggagcgTCTGAAGGAGGCGGAGGGAGGACGAGTGGTCACTTTGTCCTCCATGGCTCACCGCTGGGGACACATCGACTTCAAC gccCTGGCGGCGAGCGGACACCTGGGCACCGGCAGGTACAGCTGGCAGTTCTTCCAGGCCTACTGCAACAGTAAACTGTGTAACGTGCTCTTCACCCACGAGCTCGCCAAGAGGCTGAAAGGAACCAACGTCACCTGCTACAGCGTCCACCCAG GTGTCGTTCGGACCGAGCTGTCACGTAACGTCAGCCTGTGGCAGAAGGTTTTCATCGAGCCTGTGGCTCAGCTGCTGTTCCTGGACCCGGAGGCCGGAGCTCAGACCACGCTGCACTGCTCCCTGCAGGAGGGAATCGAACCTCTGAGCGGACGTTACTTCTCCTGCTGTGCCACACAGGAAGTATCCGCCCGGGCCAAAGACAACAACGTGGCCCGGAAACTGTGGGAAGTCAGCGAGATGCTCTGTGGACTCTCTTAA
- the LOC139297840 gene encoding butyrophilin-like protein 2 — MAPVSFFQPITVEVYEGVESVLLPCKVFMISEDPVVVWSRFDLNPTTIHLHQDKDEFYVQNQCYSSRTSMSADARLTGDFSLILNKPRLSDSGNYTCSVRMGRYEVRRTDVHLQVKEPYTFPAEARVLLVLLAVALVALGLAVYLQYKTVKLSQVEVKEGVWFVELPYKTKVQLPEDVTVEWSRCAPEPMKVHVYHNVSNHLVKQDKIYRGRTNMKTEPLKSGDLTLTLRDPSYRDSGTYICTVHKEREILAQKVVRLRVTVLQEVVEVGEWVESVTLPFITTAQLPEDATVEWRHTEPKAMMVHVYQNGQDQPGKQDEYYHGRTKMNNDPLQSKDLSVSFQNSGYRDRGTYICTVRRDGYVLAKKVVLHRIKVSSVNVEVDEMAMVAKLPWQITANLPEDATVEWSCWSITLHHLTTVHVFQNGQDQSDKQGEFYRGRTMMKKNPLQTGDLSLTLTDPTDRDNGSYLCTVRVSGEVAWEKIVSFKVKERR, encoded by the exons ATGGCTCCAGTTTCAT TTTTCCAGCCGATCACTGTTGAGGTGTATGAGGGGGTGGAGTCTGTCCTGCTGCCCTGCAAGGTATTCATGATATCTGAGGACCCCGTAGTGGTGTGGAGCCGCTTCGATCTCAATCCCACGACCATCCACCTGCATCAGGACAAAGATGAGTTTTATGTTCAAAACCAATGTTACAGCAGCCGGACATCCATGTCAGCTGACGCTCGATTGACTGGAGACTTCAGCCTCATTCTGAACAAACCCCGCCTCTCTGACAGCGGCAACTACACCTGCAGCGTCCGCATGGGCAGATATGAAGTGAGACGGACAGATGTACATCTGCAGGTCAAAG aacCGTACACTTTCCCAGCTGAGGCCCGGGTTCTCCTGGTTCTCCTGGCTGTTGCCCTCGTTGCTTTGGGTCTTGCAGTATATCTTCAGTACAAGACCGTcaaac TCTCCCAGGTGGAAGTGAAGGAGGGGGTGTGGTTTGTCGAGCTTCCTTACAAAACCAAAGTCCAGCTGCCCGAGGACGTCACAGTGGAGTGGAGCCGGTGTGCCCCCGAGCCCATGAAGGTCCACGTTTATCACAATGTCAGCAACCATCTTGTCAAACAGGACAAGATATATCGCGGCCGCACAAACATGAAGACAGAGCCACTGAAAAGCGGAGACCTCACTCTGACGCTGAGGGACCCCAGCTACAGGGACAGTGGCACCTACATCTGCACCGTCCACAAGGAAAGAGAAATCCTGGCTCAGAAAGTCGTGCGGCTCAGAGTCACAG TCCtccaggaggtggtggaggtcgGGGAGTGGGTTGAATCTGTCACACTGCCCTTCATAACTACAGCTCAGCTGCCTGAAGATGCAACAGTTGAGTGGAGGCACACTGAACCCAAAGCCATGATGGTCCACGTGTATCAGAACGGCCAAGACCAGCCTGGCAAACAAGATGAATATTATCATGGTCGCACAAAGATGAACAATGACCCACTGCAATCCAAAGACCTCAGTGTGAGCTTTCAGAACTCTGGCTACAGGGACAGAGGGACCTACATCTGCACCGTCCGCAGGGATGGATACGTCTTGGCAAAGAAAGTAGTGCTGCACCGCATCAAAG TCTCCAGTGTGAACGTGGAGGTGGATGAGATGGCGATGGTTGCCAAGCTGCCTTGGCAAATCACAGCTAACCTGCCCGAGGACGCAACGGTGGAGTGGAGCTGTTGGAGCATCACCCTACATCACTTGACGACGGTCCATGTGTTTCAGAATGGCCAAGACCAGTCTGACAAACAGGGCGAGTTCTACAGAGGCCGCACCATGATGAAGAAAAACCCCCTGCAAACTGGAGACCTCAGTCTGACCCTGACTGACCCCACGGACAGAGACAACGGTTCATACTTGTGCACTGTCCGCGTGAGCGGAGAGGTCGCGTGGGAGAAAATCGTGTCtttcaaggtcaaag Agagaagatga
- the slc3a2b gene encoding solute carrier family 3 member 2b translates to MNTEETHVELKDAETKDAEPKDAAGPAQAAADADATEADVSEADLDQEEQEKQPMTGGGDRAEDAPSAGGEAAAAAAEKNGSVKLKIPEEAEEVKFTGLNKEELLRVAGTPGWVRTRWALLVVFWLGWLGMLVGAVLIILQAPRCRDLPATNWWNDGPLYQIGKIQAFTDAHDLKGLEQKIGSLSQLKVKGLLVGPIHVAPGDEDMSLRFEEISPEAGNLEQFKSLVQAAHKKGIFVVLDLTPNYQGSSGPWFSNTSVTNVAERLKSALVFWLKEGVDGVQLSGVERVASVVPSLWTDIRAIVQNGTDERPNKRVLIGVTERSSSEDVSDLLSSTGVDLLISRVLRPVNTDAVEHARSVQLLYSSHNQTKLAWSLGGRAEGHLASLVGTALVKLHQLLLLTLPGTPVFNYGDEIGLMDEGTKFPRMLWDSDEELNGTLQEERAERLSCRRFFRGLSELRGKERSLLFGDFLLLSNSSSSLAYLRVWDQSERYLAAFNWAEEAAVLQLSDASLPRQAAVVLSTNSSVLPADSSVDLTNLRLGPGQAALLRFPYPG, encoded by the exons ATGAACACGGAGGAGACCCACGTGGAGCTGAAGGATGCTGAGACCAAAGATGCTGAGCCGAAGGATGCGGCGGGTCCCGCTCAGGCCGCTGCGGATGCTGACGCGACGGAGGCCGATGTGAGCGAAGCCGATCTGgaccaggaggagcaggagaagcagcCGATGACCGGAGGAGGAGACCGGGCTGAGGACGCTCCGTCTGCCGGCGgagaggcggcggcggcggcggcggagaAAAACGGCTCCGTGAAGCTGAAGATCCCcgaggaggcggaggaggtgaAATTCACCGGGCTGAacaaggaggagctgctgagggTGGCCGGGACCCCCGG CTGGGTGCGGACCCGCTGGGCGTTGCTGGTGGTGTTCTGGCTCGGCTGGTTGGGGATGTTGGTCGGAGCCGTCCTCATCATCCTGCAGGCTCCTCGCTGCAGAGATCTACCTGCCACCAACTGGTGGAACGACGGCCCGCTGTACCAGATCGGAAAAATCCAGGCCTTCACCGACGCCCACGACCTGAAGG gcctGGAGCAGAAGATCGGCAGCCTGTCTCAGTTGAAGGTTAAAGGTCTGTTGGTCGGACCGATCCACGTCGCTCCAGGAGACGAAGACATGAGCCTGAGGTTTGAGGAGATTTCCCCTGAGGCTGGAAACCTGGAGCAGTTTAAAAGCCTCGTCCAGGCCGCTCATAAGAAGG gtatttTTGTGGTTCTGGATCTGACTCCAAACTACCAGGGATCATCTGGACCCTGGTTCTCCAACACCAGTGTGACCAACGTAGCTGAGAGACTGAAG tcTGCTCTGGTGTTCTGGCTGAAGGAAGGCGTGGACGGTGTGCAGCTGTCGGGGGTGGAGCGGGTGGCCAGCGTGGTGCCGTCTCTGTGGACCGACATCCGAGCCATCGTACAGAACGGGACGGACGAGCGTCCCAACAAGAG AGTCCTGATTGGCGTCACAGAGCGCTCCTCGTCTGAAGACGTGTCcgacctcctctcctccaccggCGTCGACCTGCTGATCTCCAGGGTCCTCCGCCCCGTCAACACGGACGCCGTGGAGCACGCTCGGTCCGTCCAGCTCTTGTATTCGTCCCACAACCAGACCAAGCTGGCCTGGAGCCTGGGGGGGCGGGCCGAGGGTCACCTGGCGTCGCTGGTGGGCACGGCTCTGGTCAAGCtgcaccagctgctgctgctcacgcTGCCCGGGACGCCAGTCTTCAACTATGGAGACGAGATCGGCCTGATGGACGAG GGCACCAagtttcccagaatgctttggGACTCTGACGAGGAGCTGAATGGGActctgcag gaggagagggcTGAGCGTCTGTCCTGTCGCAGGTTTTTCCGCGGCCTCAGCGAGCTGCGTGGTAAAGAGCGCTCCCTGCTGTTCGGagacttcctcctcctctctaactcctcctcctccctggcgTACCTGCGGGTCTGGGATCAGAGCGAGCGTTACCTGGCCGCCTTCAACTGGGCGGAGGAGGCGGCGGTGCTGCAGCTGAGCGATGCGTCACTGCCTCGGCAGGCTGCGGTCGTCCTCAGCACCAACAGCAGCGTCCTGCCTGCAGACAGCAGCGTGGACCTGACAAACCTGCGGCTCGGCCCCGGGCAGGCCGCGCTCCTCAGGTTTCCCTACCCTGGATAG